A region of Pyxidicoccus parkwaysis DNA encodes the following proteins:
- the smc gene encoding chromosome segregation protein SMC, producing the protein MRIKRLDITGFKSFMERSVFTFDEGVTGIVGPNGCGKSNVVDAIRWVMGEQSAKNLRGRGMEDVIFNGSENKPPLSMAEVSLTFLVDDTDQLSPQYQGFSEITVTRRLFRNGDSEYLINKTLCRLLDITELFLGTGVGTKAYSIIEQGRVGLIVSSKPEDRRHLLEEAAGVTKYKARRKAAERKMEATDANLLRVTDITNELEKRLEVLTRQAKKAEKYKKLKARMRDIDLHAASHRHLELLAEKQVLKSRLENLGTEERDSLDRVKNLEEAITKRRAELDAEAAALQTLAADVHAMESSVQRDTQELSYAKRDLEETRARVASAKVELEGLLARQAEMAEAMAAREAELSGIAGSWKEDEVAMQVAQEELRRVSQLQTEVALRLEQERAGLVAVAGRLANHESNLVNLARQRTDLEARRAKLQGELEGLRAQESQLEAVRGDVAKRVEDTRHLAAELAERKGQEEEALTRTRADFTENEIQVIALREELSDKRSRLSSLEDIQKNYDGFDRGVRAVMMRAGTVAREQGIFGLVADVLNVNARYERAVEAALGERLQHVIVESRDKGVELVEYLKGHAEGRGSFLPVPALDALPPTQEPDFSRPGVLAHAAREVTCEETLRPLVQLLLGDVVIVQDISAARAYAEAVGPTCTLVTQDGEVFRPDGTIVGGEREGAAVGALQKKREIAELAGEVARVEERYNEILTRHYTLQKQMGHAESVLKGLAKNQHAEEVNLASQEKDLHKAGEDLARVRERVRALESEDAQLAQSHSALAHEEETSRGEVAHGQTDREGREERVKQLAADQESLRLRAETANGELTGLRIKVAAGSERGESARKELESLVTQRKDMEARVTRLQATVIEGGARTEELERRITDTEGGLSQRAEEHRVAAEGLESRRAAHTVASAEVREQDTEFRELRGRVDELMQGLSQISLREREIALELEHLAAGIRERHQVDLAAELHGYHLLPPLTPETEAELKDLRAQVEKMGEINLTAIDEHAELSKRYDFLAAQKKDLQASIEQLKEAIQRIDAASRERFKQTFDVVNEKFQAIFPRLFGGGRASLVLTSEGPNAEPGVEIVAQPPGKKLQSVNLLSGGEKALTAVGLIFGIFLIKPTPFCLLDEVDAPLDEGNVGRYNDMVKEMSKQSQFILITHNKRTMEVSNTLYGVTMEEPGISKLVSVRIREAGAANDDKVTAA; encoded by the coding sequence ATGCGAATCAAGCGGTTGGACATCACCGGTTTCAAATCCTTCATGGAGCGGAGCGTCTTCACGTTCGATGAAGGCGTCACCGGCATCGTCGGTCCCAACGGGTGCGGCAAATCCAACGTCGTGGATGCCATCCGCTGGGTGATGGGTGAGCAGAGCGCGAAGAACCTCCGTGGCCGCGGCATGGAGGACGTCATCTTCAACGGCTCGGAGAACAAGCCGCCGCTGTCCATGGCCGAGGTGTCGCTCACCTTCCTCGTGGACGACACGGACCAGCTCTCGCCCCAGTACCAGGGCTTCAGCGAAATCACCGTGACGCGGCGCCTGTTCCGCAACGGCGACTCCGAGTACCTCATCAACAAGACGCTGTGCCGCCTGCTCGACATCACCGAGCTGTTCCTCGGCACCGGCGTGGGCACCAAGGCCTACTCCATCATCGAGCAGGGCCGCGTGGGCCTCATCGTCTCCAGCAAGCCGGAGGACCGGCGCCACCTGCTGGAGGAGGCCGCGGGCGTCACCAAGTACAAGGCCCGCCGCAAGGCCGCCGAGCGCAAGATGGAGGCCACCGACGCCAACCTCCTGCGCGTCACGGACATCACCAACGAGCTGGAGAAGCGGCTCGAGGTGCTGACCCGTCAGGCGAAGAAGGCGGAGAAGTACAAGAAGCTCAAGGCGCGCATGCGGGACATCGACCTGCACGCCGCCAGCCACCGCCACCTGGAGCTCTTGGCGGAGAAGCAGGTCCTCAAGTCGCGCCTGGAGAACCTGGGCACCGAGGAGCGCGACAGCCTGGACCGGGTGAAGAACCTGGAGGAGGCCATCACCAAGCGCCGCGCCGAGCTGGACGCCGAGGCCGCCGCCCTGCAGACGCTCGCCGCGGACGTGCACGCGATGGAGAGCAGCGTGCAGCGCGACACGCAGGAGCTGTCCTACGCGAAGCGCGACCTGGAGGAGACGCGCGCCCGCGTGGCCTCCGCGAAGGTGGAGCTGGAGGGGCTGCTGGCGCGGCAGGCGGAGATGGCCGAGGCCATGGCCGCGCGCGAGGCGGAGCTGTCCGGCATCGCCGGCTCGTGGAAGGAAGACGAAGTCGCCATGCAGGTGGCGCAGGAGGAGCTGCGCCGCGTGTCCCAGCTGCAGACGGAGGTGGCGCTGCGCCTGGAGCAGGAGCGCGCGGGCCTCGTCGCGGTGGCCGGGCGCCTGGCCAACCACGAGAGCAACCTCGTCAACCTGGCCCGCCAGCGCACGGATTTGGAGGCCCGCCGGGCGAAGCTCCAGGGTGAGCTGGAGGGCCTGCGCGCGCAGGAGTCGCAGCTGGAGGCGGTGCGCGGCGACGTGGCGAAGCGGGTGGAGGACACCCGGCACCTCGCGGCGGAGCTGGCCGAGCGCAAGGGCCAGGAGGAGGAGGCCCTCACCCGCACCCGCGCCGACTTCACGGAGAACGAAATCCAGGTCATCGCCCTGCGCGAGGAGCTGTCCGACAAGCGCAGCCGCCTGTCGTCCCTGGAGGACATCCAGAAGAACTACGACGGCTTCGACCGGGGCGTGCGCGCCGTCATGATGCGCGCCGGCACGGTGGCGCGGGAGCAGGGCATCTTCGGCCTCGTGGCCGACGTGCTCAACGTCAACGCGCGCTACGAGCGCGCGGTGGAGGCCGCCCTGGGCGAGCGCCTCCAGCACGTCATCGTCGAGAGCCGCGACAAGGGCGTGGAGCTGGTGGAGTACCTCAAGGGCCACGCGGAGGGCCGGGGCAGCTTCCTGCCGGTGCCCGCGCTGGACGCGCTGCCGCCCACGCAGGAGCCGGACTTCAGCCGCCCGGGCGTGCTGGCGCACGCGGCGCGCGAGGTGACGTGCGAGGAGACGCTGCGTCCGCTCGTGCAGCTGCTGCTCGGGGACGTGGTCATCGTCCAGGACATCTCGGCCGCGCGCGCGTACGCGGAGGCCGTCGGCCCCACGTGCACGCTCGTCACGCAGGACGGCGAGGTGTTCCGTCCGGACGGCACCATTGTCGGCGGTGAGCGCGAGGGCGCGGCGGTGGGCGCGCTCCAGAAGAAGCGCGAAATCGCCGAGCTGGCCGGCGAGGTGGCGCGGGTGGAGGAGCGCTACAACGAAATCCTCACCCGGCACTACACGCTCCAGAAGCAGATGGGGCACGCCGAGAGCGTCCTCAAGGGCCTGGCCAAGAATCAGCACGCGGAAGAGGTGAACCTCGCCAGCCAGGAGAAGGACCTGCACAAGGCCGGCGAAGACCTCGCCCGGGTGCGCGAGCGGGTGCGGGCGCTGGAGTCCGAGGACGCGCAGCTCGCGCAGAGCCACAGCGCGCTGGCCCACGAGGAGGAGACGAGCCGCGGCGAGGTGGCACACGGCCAGACGGACCGCGAGGGCCGCGAGGAGCGCGTGAAGCAGCTCGCGGCGGACCAGGAGTCCCTGCGCCTGCGCGCGGAGACGGCCAACGGCGAGCTGACGGGCCTGCGCATCAAGGTGGCCGCCGGCAGCGAGCGTGGCGAGTCCGCGCGCAAGGAGCTGGAGAGCCTCGTCACCCAGCGCAAGGACATGGAGGCGCGCGTCACCCGCCTCCAGGCCACGGTGATTGAGGGCGGCGCGCGCACGGAGGAACTGGAGCGCCGCATCACCGACACCGAGGGCGGCCTGTCCCAGCGCGCCGAGGAGCACCGGGTGGCCGCGGAGGGGCTGGAGTCCCGCCGCGCCGCGCACACCGTGGCGTCCGCCGAGGTGCGCGAGCAGGACACCGAGTTCCGCGAGCTGCGCGGCCGGGTGGACGAGCTGATGCAGGGCCTGTCGCAGATTTCGCTGCGCGAGCGCGAGATTGCCCTGGAGCTGGAGCACCTCGCGGCGGGCATCCGCGAGCGCCACCAGGTGGACCTGGCCGCAGAGCTGCACGGCTACCACCTGCTGCCGCCGCTCACCCCGGAGACGGAGGCCGAGCTGAAGGACCTGCGCGCCCAGGTGGAGAAGATGGGGGAAATCAACCTCACCGCCATCGACGAGCACGCGGAGCTGTCCAAGCGCTACGACTTCCTCGCCGCGCAGAAGAAGGACCTGCAGGCGTCCATTGAGCAGCTCAAGGAGGCCATCCAGCGCATCGACGCGGCCAGCCGCGAGCGCTTCAAGCAGACGTTCGACGTGGTGAACGAGAAGTTCCAGGCCATCTTCCCGCGCCTGTTCGGCGGCGGCCGGGCCAGCCTCGTGCTCACCAGCGAGGGCCCCAACGCGGAGCCGGGCGTGGAAATCGTCGCGCAGCCGCCGGGCAAGAAGCTGCAGAGCGTCAACCTGCTCTCCGGTGGCGAGAAGGCCCTCACCGCCGTGGGCCTCATCTTCGGCATCTTCCTCATCAAGCCCACGCCCTTCTGCCTCCTGGACGAGGTCGACGCGCCGCTGGATGAGGGCAACGTGGGCCGCTACAACGACATGGTGAAGGAGATGAGCAAGCAGTCCCAGTTCATCCTCATCACCCACAACAAGCGGACCATGGAGGTCTCCAACACCCTCTACGGCGTCACCATGGAGGAGCCGGGCATCTCCAAGCTCGTCAGCGTCCGCATCCGCGAGGCCGGCGCGGCCAACGACGACAAGGTGACGGCGGCCTGA
- a CDS encoding sigma 54-interacting transcriptional regulator, with translation MEPRPETTQTAQTDQEGRTTRIPIHEWTVEVVAGPDKGKKVTTQDGLVRVGSDPASDLVLTDATVSRRHLEVERTARGLLLRDAGSRNGTFLDGRQVLQAYLASGDKLELGKTKLSVKVAPRPTEVEVAGAESFGALVGASEKMRWVFTELRRVAREDMSLLIEGETGTGKELAARAVHQHSSRRHGPFKVVDCNLISEEKAERELFGGLRAGENEDREARGVFEAARGGTLFLDEVGELPLQVQGKLLRVLETREVPSLDGQPVAVDVRVIASTHRNLEEDVRQGRFRADLYFRLAVARVRLPPLRTRREDLPVLAQALSQTMRSSVTLTPQTLALFEGYDWPGNVRELRNVLERGALMEETGNSSWLDFLAQPSRREEGQAPSTNVAALVTNMAYHEAKDRVLADFERLYFAEVMRTVGFDMKAAEQRTGLSMQSLYRLLKKNGLRLKDLKNAEGLEK, from the coding sequence ATGGAACCCAGGCCCGAGACCACCCAGACCGCCCAGACGGACCAGGAAGGCCGCACCACCCGCATCCCCATCCACGAGTGGACGGTGGAGGTGGTGGCCGGCCCGGACAAAGGCAAGAAGGTGACCACCCAGGATGGACTCGTGCGCGTGGGCTCGGACCCCGCCAGCGACCTGGTGCTCACCGATGCCACGGTGAGCCGCCGCCACCTGGAGGTCGAGCGCACCGCGCGCGGCCTCCTCTTGCGCGACGCCGGCAGCCGTAACGGCACCTTCCTCGACGGACGGCAGGTGCTGCAGGCCTACCTGGCCAGCGGGGACAAGCTGGAGCTGGGCAAGACGAAGCTGTCCGTGAAGGTGGCCCCCCGCCCCACCGAGGTGGAGGTGGCCGGCGCCGAGTCCTTCGGCGCGCTGGTGGGCGCCTCGGAGAAGATGCGCTGGGTCTTCACCGAGCTGCGCCGCGTGGCCCGCGAGGACATGAGCCTGCTCATCGAGGGTGAGACGGGCACCGGCAAGGAGCTGGCGGCGCGCGCGGTGCACCAGCACTCGTCGCGGCGGCACGGCCCCTTCAAGGTGGTGGACTGCAACCTCATCTCCGAGGAGAAGGCCGAGCGCGAGCTGTTCGGCGGCCTGCGCGCGGGCGAGAACGAGGACCGCGAGGCGCGCGGCGTCTTCGAGGCCGCCCGCGGCGGCACCCTCTTCCTGGACGAGGTCGGCGAGCTGCCCCTCCAGGTGCAGGGCAAGCTGCTCCGCGTGCTGGAGACGCGCGAGGTGCCCTCGCTGGACGGCCAGCCGGTGGCGGTGGACGTGCGCGTCATCGCCTCCACGCACCGCAACCTGGAGGAGGACGTGCGCCAGGGCCGCTTCCGCGCGGACCTCTACTTCCGCCTCGCGGTGGCGCGCGTGCGCCTGCCGCCCCTGCGCACCCGCCGGGAGGACCTGCCCGTGCTGGCGCAGGCCCTCTCCCAGACGATGCGCTCCAGCGTGACGCTCACCCCGCAGACGCTGGCCCTCTTCGAGGGCTACGACTGGCCGGGCAACGTGCGCGAGCTGCGCAACGTGCTCGAGCGCGGCGCACTCATGGAGGAGACGGGCAACAGCAGCTGGCTGGACTTCCTCGCGCAGCCCTCGCGCCGCGAGGAGGGACAGGCCCCGTCCACCAACGTGGCCGCGCTCGTCACCAACATGGCGTACCACGAGGCCAAGGACCGCGTGCTCGCGGACTTCGAGCGCTTGTACTTCGCCGAGGTGATGCGCACGGTGGGCTTCGACATGAAGGCCGCCGAGCAGCGTACCGGCCTGTCGATGCAGAGCCTCTACCGACTCTTGAAGAAGAACGGGCTTCGCCTCAAGGACCTCAAGAATGCCGAGGGCCTGGAGAAATAG
- the grxC gene encoding glutaredoxin 3 has translation MKPVKIYTTTYCGYCVRAKDLLKRKGVDYEEVDVTGNDSMRSKLVEMSGGQRTVPQVFIGDTHVGGYSDLSRLDSEGKLDPMLA, from the coding sequence GTGAAGCCCGTGAAGATCTACACGACGACCTACTGTGGGTACTGCGTCCGCGCGAAGGACCTGCTCAAGCGCAAGGGCGTGGACTACGAAGAGGTGGACGTCACCGGAAACGACAGCATGCGCTCGAAGCTGGTGGAGATGAGCGGCGGCCAGCGCACCGTGCCCCAGGTCTTCATCGGCGACACGCACGTGGGCGGCTACTCGGACCTGTCGCGGCTGGACTCCGAGGGCAAGCTGGACCCGATGCTCGCCTGA
- the groL gene encoding chaperonin GroEL (60 kDa chaperone family; promotes refolding of misfolded polypeptides especially under stressful conditions; forms two stacked rings of heptamers to form a barrel-shaped 14mer; ends can be capped by GroES; misfolded proteins enter the barrel where they are refolded when GroES binds) produces MAKDILFDVRAREAILRGVNILADAVKVTLGPKGRNVVIEKSFGSPTITKDGVTVAKEIELENKFENMGAQMVKEVASKTSDVAGDGTTTATVLAQAIFREGAKLVAAGHNPMEIKRGIDKAVGIIVGELKKLAKPTKGQKEVAQVGTISANGDATIGQIIADAMEKVGKEGVITVEEAKGLETTLDVVEGMQFDRGYLSPYFVTDPERMEAVLNDVLILIHEKKISSMKDLLPILEQVARAGKPLLIIAEEVEGEALATLVVNKIRGVLNVCAVKAPGFGDRRKAMLEDIATLTGGKMIAEDLGIKLDTLTLQDLGRAKRITVDKDNTTIVDGAGSQQEIEARVKQIRATIDNTTSDYDREKLQERLAKLVGGVAVINVGAATETEMKEKKARVEDALNATRAAVEEGVVPGGGVAFIRCLKALDGVEFTVGEKFGVDIIRRSLEEPLRQIVGNGGLEGSVVVNKVKEGTGPFGFNAATGAYEDLLAAGVIDPAKVSRTALQNAASVASLMLTTEAMVADRPKEEKEAPAGGGMGGMGGMGGMGM; encoded by the coding sequence ATGGCGAAGGACATTCTTTTCGACGTGCGCGCCCGCGAGGCCATCCTCCGCGGCGTGAACATCCTGGCCGACGCGGTGAAGGTCACCCTCGGGCCCAAGGGCCGCAACGTCGTCATCGAGAAGAGCTTTGGCTCGCCCACCATCACCAAGGACGGTGTGACGGTCGCCAAGGAAATCGAGCTGGAGAACAAGTTCGAGAACATGGGCGCGCAGATGGTCAAGGAGGTTGCCTCCAAGACGTCTGACGTCGCCGGTGACGGCACCACCACGGCCACCGTGCTGGCGCAGGCCATCTTCCGCGAGGGTGCGAAGCTGGTCGCCGCGGGCCACAACCCGATGGAGATCAAGCGCGGCATCGACAAGGCCGTGGGCATCATCGTCGGCGAGCTGAAGAAGCTGGCCAAGCCCACCAAGGGTCAGAAGGAAGTGGCCCAGGTCGGTACCATCTCCGCCAACGGCGACGCCACCATCGGCCAGATCATCGCGGACGCGATGGAGAAGGTCGGCAAGGAGGGCGTCATCACGGTGGAGGAGGCCAAGGGCCTGGAGACCACCCTGGACGTGGTCGAGGGCATGCAGTTCGACCGCGGCTACCTCTCTCCGTACTTCGTGACGGACCCGGAGCGCATGGAGGCCGTCCTCAACGACGTCCTCATCCTCATCCATGAGAAGAAGATCTCGTCGATGAAGGACCTGCTGCCCATCCTGGAGCAGGTGGCTCGCGCCGGTAAGCCGCTGCTCATCATCGCCGAGGAGGTCGAGGGCGAGGCCCTGGCCACCCTGGTGGTGAACAAGATCCGCGGCGTGCTCAACGTCTGCGCGGTGAAGGCGCCGGGCTTCGGTGACCGCCGCAAGGCCATGCTCGAGGACATCGCCACCCTGACGGGCGGCAAGATGATCGCCGAGGACCTGGGCATCAAGCTGGACACGCTGACGCTCCAGGACCTGGGCCGCGCCAAGCGCATCACGGTGGACAAGGACAACACCACCATCGTGGACGGCGCCGGCAGCCAGCAGGAGATCGAGGCGCGCGTGAAGCAGATTCGCGCCACCATCGACAACACCACCAGCGACTATGACCGCGAGAAGCTCCAGGAGCGTCTGGCGAAGCTGGTGGGCGGCGTGGCCGTCATCAACGTCGGCGCGGCCACCGAGACGGAGATGAAGGAGAAGAAGGCCCGCGTGGAGGACGCGCTCAATGCGACTCGCGCGGCCGTCGAGGAGGGCGTGGTGCCCGGCGGCGGCGTGGCCTTCATCCGGTGCCTCAAGGCGCTGGACGGGGTGGAGTTCACGGTCGGCGAGAAGTTCGGCGTGGACATCATCCGCCGCTCGCTCGAGGAGCCCCTGCGCCAGATTGTCGGCAACGGCGGCCTGGAGGGCAGCGTGGTGGTGAACAAGGTCAAGGAGGGCACGGGTCCGTTCGGCTTCAACGCCGCGACCGGCGCCTACGAGGACCTGCTCGCCGCGGGCGTCATCGACCCGGCCAAGGTGAGCCGCACCGCGCTGCAGAACGCGGCGTCCGTGGCGTCCCTGATGCTCACCACCGAGGCCATGGTGGCGGACCGCCCGAAGGAGGAGAAGGAGGCCCCGGCCGGCGGTGGCATGGGCGGCATGGGCGGTATGGGCGGCATGGGCATGTAG
- the groES gene encoding co-chaperone GroES, which yields MKIRPLQDRLIVKRVAEETKTKGGLFIPDTAKEKPLEGKVVAVGNGKVLEDGKVRAMDIKAGDTILFSKYAGTEIKLDGEEHLILREEDVLGVIEK from the coding sequence ATGAAGATTCGTCCCCTGCAGGATCGGCTCATCGTGAAGCGCGTCGCCGAGGAGACCAAGACCAAGGGCGGTCTCTTCATCCCCGACACGGCGAAGGAGAAGCCCCTCGAGGGCAAGGTCGTTGCCGTGGGCAATGGCAAGGTGCTCGAGGACGGCAAGGTCCGCGCCATGGACATCAAGGCCGGCGACACCATCCTGTTCAGCAAGTACGCGGGCACGGAAATCAAGCTCGACGGCGAGGAGCACCTCATCCTGCGTGAAGAGGATGTGCTCGGCGTCATCGAGAAGTAA
- a CDS encoding NUDIX hydrolase → MPREASAGGVVIRESAGTWEVAVIRPHGRPLWALPKGHVDPGETPEQTASREVHEETGLTATLLAPLGEIRYVYQFRGQRIFKRVHFFLFRYQAGALGPLPGPRVEVDEVRWVPVAQLVPMLGYKGEKAVASRAMRWLRSQGLLPEAAPAPVRTPEKEGG, encoded by the coding sequence ATGCCACGCGAGGCGTCCGCAGGAGGGGTCGTCATCCGGGAGAGTGCCGGCACCTGGGAGGTGGCCGTCATTCGTCCCCACGGGCGGCCTTTGTGGGCGCTGCCCAAGGGGCACGTGGACCCGGGAGAGACTCCGGAGCAGACGGCGAGCCGCGAGGTGCACGAGGAGACGGGGCTCACCGCGACGCTGCTCGCGCCGCTGGGCGAGATTCGCTACGTCTACCAGTTCCGAGGGCAGCGCATCTTCAAGCGCGTCCACTTCTTCCTCTTCCGCTACCAGGCGGGCGCGCTGGGGCCGCTGCCGGGGCCGCGCGTGGAGGTGGACGAGGTGCGCTGGGTGCCGGTGGCACAGCTGGTGCCGATGCTCGGCTACAAGGGAGAGAAGGCCGTGGCGTCACGCGCGATGCGGTGGCTGCGCTCGCAGGGCCTGCTCCCGGAGGCCGCCCCCGCTCCAGTCAGGACACCGGAGAAGGAGGGCGGCTGA
- the rpoZ gene encoding DNA-directed RNA polymerase subunit omega has product MARVTVEDCLPLVDNRFALVLLAAKRARQLMAGARPIIETSKNKPPVLSLREVATGRVKFDRDVREALSGKYTANAEKP; this is encoded by the coding sequence ATGGCTCGCGTTACCGTCGAAGACTGCCTCCCCCTCGTCGACAACCGGTTCGCTCTGGTGCTGCTCGCCGCCAAGCGCGCGCGTCAGCTCATGGCGGGCGCCCGCCCCATCATCGAGACGTCCAAGAACAAGCCCCCCGTGCTCTCCCTGCGCGAGGTGGCCACCGGCCGCGTGAAGTTCGACCGGGACGTGCGCGAGGCGCTGTCCGGCAAGTACACCGCCAACGCCGAGAAGCCCTGA
- a CDS encoding DoxX family protein has protein sequence METVKLVLMYLLALFMVAAGLNHFRNPRFYLRIMPPYLPWHGPLVFWSGVAEVLLGAGLVVPQTRHVAAWGLIALFVAIFPANLYMTMNPEKFRKIPLPLLWLRLPLQGVLILWAWWYT, from the coding sequence ATGGAAACCGTGAAGCTCGTCCTGATGTACCTGCTCGCCCTCTTCATGGTGGCGGCGGGGCTGAACCACTTCCGCAACCCGCGCTTCTACCTGCGCATCATGCCGCCGTACCTCCCGTGGCACGGGCCGCTCGTGTTCTGGAGTGGCGTGGCGGAGGTGCTGCTCGGCGCGGGGCTCGTGGTGCCCCAGACGCGACACGTTGCTGCGTGGGGCCTCATCGCGCTCTTCGTGGCCATCTTCCCGGCCAACCTCTACATGACGATGAACCCGGAGAAGTTCCGGAAGATCCCCCTCCCCCTGCTCTGGCTCCGGCTGCCCCTCCAGGGCGTGCTCATCCTCTGGGCGTGGTGGTACACCTGA
- the pgm gene encoding phosphoglucomutase (alpha-D-glucose-1,6-bisphosphate-dependent), whose amino-acid sequence MAHPLAGKPPPVELLIDPEKLRAQYYSERPDVNVPEQRVAFGTSGHRGSSARRSFNEAHILAVTQAVCEYRKQQGIDGPLYLGMDTHALSEPAQRTALEVLAANGVQVRFSDIATPTPVISHAILTYNKGRKAGLADGIVITPSHNPPEDGGIKYNPPNGGPADTNVTSVVERRANELLASGNAGVQRIPHERARTAPTVKPHDFITPYVEDLGSVVDMEALRGGKLKIGADPLGGSNVAYWEPIATRYGLNLHVVNPTVDPTFRFMPLDHDGKIRMDCSSPYAMANLVRLKDQYDIAFGNDADSDRHGIVTRSMGLMNPNHYLAVAIGYLFRNRPDWAFGIAVGKTLVSSALIDRVAKNLGRRVVEVPVGFKWFVDGLVDGSLGFGGEESAGASFLRRDGSVWTTDKDGIIMDLLAVEILARTGKDPGQHYQDQAAKFGAPHYTRIDQPATPAQKAALKKLSPETVKATTLAGEPITQRLTRAPGNNADIGGLKVVTENGWFAARPSGTEDVYKIYAESFRDEAHLQTIVQEARAIVDAAFAAK is encoded by the coding sequence ATGGCCCACCCTCTCGCTGGCAAGCCCCCACCGGTAGAACTGCTCATCGACCCCGAGAAGCTGCGCGCCCAGTACTACTCCGAGCGCCCGGACGTGAATGTCCCGGAGCAGCGCGTCGCCTTCGGCACCTCCGGCCACCGCGGCTCCTCCGCGCGCCGCAGCTTCAACGAAGCCCACATCCTCGCGGTGACACAGGCCGTCTGCGAGTACCGCAAGCAGCAGGGCATCGACGGGCCGCTGTACCTGGGCATGGACACGCATGCCCTCTCCGAGCCGGCGCAGCGCACCGCGCTGGAGGTGCTCGCCGCCAATGGCGTGCAGGTGCGCTTCAGCGACATCGCCACGCCAACGCCCGTCATCTCCCACGCCATCCTCACGTACAACAAGGGCCGCAAGGCCGGGCTCGCGGACGGCATCGTCATCACCCCGTCCCACAACCCGCCCGAGGACGGCGGCATCAAATACAACCCGCCCAACGGCGGCCCCGCGGACACCAACGTCACCTCCGTCGTCGAGCGCCGCGCCAATGAGTTGCTGGCCAGCGGCAACGCGGGCGTGCAGCGCATCCCCCACGAGCGCGCACGCACCGCGCCCACGGTGAAGCCCCATGACTTCATCACCCCGTATGTGGAGGACCTGGGCAGCGTGGTGGACATGGAGGCGCTGCGCGGCGGGAAGTTGAAGATTGGCGCGGACCCGCTCGGTGGCTCCAACGTCGCGTACTGGGAGCCCATCGCCACGCGGTACGGCTTGAATCTGCACGTGGTCAACCCCACGGTAGACCCGACGTTCCGCTTCATGCCGCTGGACCATGACGGGAAGATCCGCATGGACTGCTCGTCGCCGTATGCCATGGCGAACCTGGTGCGGCTGAAGGACCAGTACGACATCGCCTTCGGCAACGACGCGGACTCGGACCGGCACGGCATCGTCACGCGCAGCATGGGGTTGATGAATCCCAACCACTACCTCGCGGTGGCCATCGGCTACCTCTTCCGCAACCGGCCGGACTGGGCGTTCGGCATCGCCGTCGGCAAGACGCTGGTGAGCAGCGCCCTCATCGACCGCGTGGCGAAGAACCTCGGCCGCCGCGTCGTCGAGGTGCCGGTGGGGTTCAAGTGGTTCGTGGACGGGCTGGTGGACGGCTCGCTCGGCTTCGGTGGCGAGGAGAGCGCGGGCGCGTCCTTCCTCCGCCGCGACGGCAGCGTGTGGACCACGGACAAGGACGGCATCATCATGGACCTCCTGGCCGTGGAGATTCTCGCGCGCACCGGCAAGGACCCGGGTCAGCACTACCAGGACCAGGCCGCGAAGTTCGGCGCGCCGCACTACACGCGCATCGACCAGCCGGCCACGCCCGCTCAGAAGGCCGCGCTGAAGAAGCTGTCTCCGGAGACGGTGAAGGCCACCACGCTCGCGGGCGAGCCCATCACCCAGCGCCTCACACGCGCACCCGGCAACAACGCGGACATCGGCGGCCTGAAGGTGGTGACGGAGAACGGCTGGTTCGCCGCGCGGCCCTCCGGCACCGAGGACGTGTACAAAATCTACGCGGAGAGCTTCCGCGACGAGGCGCACCTGCAGACCATCGTGCAAGAGGCGCGCGCCATCGTCGACGCGGCCTTCGCGGCGAAGTAG